From a single Funiculus sociatus GB2-C1 genomic region:
- a CDS encoding Uma2 family endonuclease, translating into MTSAETPFAVGFTLPDHTQLPESDGTFVKNLQEHPQSILLTDSIEPVLVQLHPDSQYCIGQDSGIYWRITEPPERGAEAPDWFYVPNVPPTLNGKVRRSYVLWQEYVAPLIVLEFVSGDGSQERDRTPITGKFWVYEQAIRVPFYGIYEVNLARVEVYQLINGRYHVMQPNERGHYPIEPLGVELGIWQGQYMNMELPWLRWWDHEGKLLLTGWERNQLAEERAERLAERLRAMGVNPDELT; encoded by the coding sequence GTTACCAGAGTCGGATGGCACATTTGTGAAAAACTTACAAGAACATCCTCAGAGCATTCTACTGACAGACTCTATAGAGCCAGTCTTAGTGCAACTGCATCCCGATAGTCAATACTGCATCGGTCAAGATAGCGGTATCTATTGGCGGATAACAGAACCCCCAGAAAGAGGAGCAGAAGCACCAGACTGGTTTTATGTGCCGAATGTCCCGCCAACTTTGAATGGTAAAGTGCGGCGTTCTTATGTCTTGTGGCAAGAATACGTTGCACCTCTGATTGTGCTGGAGTTTGTCTCAGGGGATGGTTCCCAAGAACGAGACAGAACGCCGATAACTGGCAAATTTTGGGTTTACGAGCAGGCGATTCGCGTTCCCTTCTATGGCATCTATGAAGTAAATCTGGCACGAGTGGAAGTGTACCAATTAATTAACGGGCGCTATCATGTGATGCAGCCTAACGAGCGCGGACACTATCCCATCGAGCCTTTAGGGGTAGAATTGGGCATTTGGCAGGGTCAATATATGAATATGGAACTCCCGTGGTTGCGTTGGTGGGATCACGAAGGGAAGCTCCTGCTCACAGGGTGGGAGCGTAACCAACTGGCAGAAGAACGCGCTGAACGCTTGGCAGAAAGGTTAAGAGCAATGGGCGTTAATCCCGACGAGCTAACTTAG